In Zingiber officinale cultivar Zhangliang chromosome 6A, Zo_v1.1, whole genome shotgun sequence, a single genomic region encodes these proteins:
- the LOC121996665 gene encoding subtilisin-like protease SBT1.6, with amino-acid sequence MTFPSCFLLLILALTAAAAAAEAVGMAEATAAASGASRKKIYIFRVDHLAKPSVFPTLAHWYASAAFSIGAADPLPLLHVYDTVFHGFSASLSEIRAVALAAHPNVLAVFEDRVRHPDTTRSPQFLGLRNQVGLWSDSDYGSDVIVGVLDTGVWPERRSFSDRNLGPVPSRWRGACETGPGFPASLCNRKLIGARFFSKGHDAAFVGGGGAGINETVESRSPRDADGHGTHTASTAAGRHSFDASMAGYAEGIAKGVAPKARVATYKVCWKGSGCLDSDILAGFDRAVADGVDVISVSIGGGDGMASPFYLDPIAIGSYGAVFRGVFVASSAGNDGPVSMSVTNLAPWLTTVGAGTIDRNFPADILLGNGRRLSGVSLYSGKPLNGSAYPLVYPGKSSGLSASLCMENSLDPKLVAGKIVICDRGSSPRVAKGLVVKEAGGVGMILANSASNGEGLVGDAHILPACAVGSAEGEAIKTYAASVAAPTATIQFKGTVVGVRPAPVVASFSGRGPNGIAPAVLKPDIIAPGVNILAAWTGATGPTGLDSDGRRTEFNILSGTSMACPHVSGAAALLKSAHPDWSPAAIRSAMMTTASITDNLRRPLTDELTGKPATPLDFGAGHLNLGRAMDPGLIYDLSDEDYVAFLCSIGYDPRTVQVITHVPVACPAKKPTMEDLNYPSISVAFDGVSATKNQSRTVRRTATNVGAEASAVYRSRVEVAATQGLAINVRPRKLVFTAGARKQSFSVTVTATSAAAAAAGSDGDGGGQYGYLVWSDGAHQVRSPIVVSWMQPL; translated from the coding sequence ATGACTTTCCCctcttgcttccttcttctgATACTCGCCCTAACAGCGGCGGCGGCCGCGGCCGAAGCGGTGGGGATGGCTGAGGCAACCGCCGCCGCCTCTGGGGCCTCGAGGAAGAAGATTTACATCTTCCGTGTCGACCATCTCGCGAAGCCTTCGGTCTTCCCTACTCTGGCACACTGGTACGCCTCCGCAGCCTTCTCCATCGGAGCCGCCGACCCGCTCCCTCTCCTCCATGTCTACGACACCGTTTTCCATGGCTTCTCTGCCTCGCTCTCTGAGATCCGCGCCGTCGCCCTCGCGGCGCACCCTAATGTGCTCGCCGTCTTCGAGGACCGCGTTCGCCACCCGGACACCACCCGCTCCCCGCAGTTCCTCGGCCTACGTAACCAGGTTGGGCTCTGGTCTGATTCTGACTACGGATCTGATGTCATAGTCGGTGTGCTTGACACCGGCGTTTGGCCCGAGCGTCGTAGCTTCTCGGACCGCAACCTCGGCCCCGTGCCTTCGCGGTGGCGCGGCGCCTGCGAGACGGGCCCTGGATTTCCTGCGTCTCTCTGCAATCGCAAGCTCATTGGAGCTAGATTCTTCTCCAAGGGGCACGATGCCGCCTTCGTCGGTGGCGGCGGCGCCGGAATCAACGAAACGGTTGAGTCGCGCTCCCCCCGCGACGCCGATGGCCATGGTACGCACACCGCTTCGACCGCAGCCGGCCGCCACTCTTTTGACGCGAGCATGGCTGGCTACGCTGAAGGCATTGCCAAGGGAGTCGCGCCGAAGGCTCGCGTGGCTACCTACAAGGTTTGCTGGAAAGGCTCCGGATGTCTTGATTCCGACATCCTCGCCGGATTCGATCGCGCTGTTGCTGACGGTGTGGACGTCATCTCCGTCTCCATCGGCGGTGGAGATGGCATGGCCTCGCCTTTCTATCTCGACCCTATTGCCATCGGTTCGTACGGCGCCGTCTTCCGTGGCGTTTTCGTTGCCTCCTCAGCTGGCAACGACGGTCCGGTCTCCATGTCCGTCACCAACCTTGCCCCTTGGCTCACCACCGTTGGTGCTGGCACCATCGACCGCAACTTTCCGGCTGACATTTTGCTCGGCAACGGCCGACGTCTCTCTGGCGTCTCCCTCTACTCGGGGAAGCCACTCAACGGATCTGCTTACCCGCTGGTCTACCCAGGCAAATCCAGCGGCCTCTCCGCTTCCCTATGTATGGAGAATTCCCTAGACCCCAAGTTGGTTGCCGGCAAGATCGTGATCTGCGACCGCGGCAGCAGCCCGCGAGTGGCGAAGGGACTCGTCGTGAAGGAAGCGGGTGGTGTTGGGATGATCCTCGCTAACAGCGCTTCTAACGGAGAGGGTCTCGTCGGAGACGCTCATATCCTTCCTGCTTGCGCCGTCGGCTCCGCCGAGGGTGAAGCCATCAAGACCTACGCCGCCTCTGTTGCTGCTCCTACGGCCACCATCCAGTTCAAGGGCACAGTGGTGGGCGTGAGGCCGGCCCCGGTGGTGGCGTCCTTCTCCGGCCGCGGTCCCAATGGCATCGCCCCGGCTGTCCTGAAGCCAGACATAATCGCTCCCGGGGTGAACATCCTCGCAGCGTGGACCGGAGCAACTGGACCAACCGGCCTAGACTCTGACGGCCGGAGGACGGAGTTCAACATCCTCTCAGGCACCTCCATGGCGTGTCCGCACGTCAGCGGCGCAGCGGCTCTGCTGAAGTCCGCCCATCCCGACTGGAGCCCAGCGGCGATCCGATCAGCAATGATGACCACAGCGAGCATCACAGACAACCTCCGCCGTCCTCTGACGGACGAATTAACTGGGAAGCCAGCAACGCCGTTGGACTTTGGAGCCGGGCATCTAAACCTGGGTCGGGCCATGGATCCAGGCCTCATCTACGATCTATCAGACGAGGACTACGTTGCTTTCCTCTGCTCCATCGGCTACGATCCGAGGACGGTACAGGTGATCACCCATGTACCAGTGGCATGCCCTGCCAAGAAGCCGACCATGGAGGACCTCAACTACCCGTCCATATCCGTGGCGTTCGACGGAGTGTCTGCCACGAAGAACCAGAGCAGGACGGTGAGGCGGACGGCGACGAATGTAGGGGCGGAAGCGTCGGCGGTGTACCGTTCGAGGGTGGAGGTGGCGGCCACGCAGGGACTGGCCATCAATGTGAGGCCAAGGAAGCTGGTCTTCACTGCCGGCGCCAGGAAACAGAGCTTCTCCGTGACGGTGACTGCCACGTCGGCGGCGGCAGCGGCGGCCGGGAGCGACGGAGACGGAGGGGGGCAATACGGTTACTTGGTGTGGTCGGATGGGGCGCATCAGGTTCGGAGTCCAATCGTGGTTTCGTGGATGCAACCGCTGTAG
- the LOC121994958 gene encoding prostaglandin E synthase 2-like: MGIGDDNSWEWDERSEGDSGNPGCCVWWIGGANKTWESTPSLLAWVGQPLPVARRVVLHADEGGLLLPVALSVRILNLLPKSTSLGFLIFASSAVNRDRGEACSRGFDCVEMEAMRRAARRHLVQSVLRRDFPPHPLSSFSAVAAPRNVPTAARFASGSDVTTAHWSRRCPSPPPAASAKTFPVGLAGALTFSLALVTMAEAKEQHSPERIPKDVVLYQYEACPFCNKVKAFLDYHDIRYKIVEVNPLSKKEIEWSDYKKVPILVVNGEQLINSSDIVRNLDARLHPEKVTDDEEAKWLRRVDDHLVHMLAPNIYRTTSEALESFDYIANNGNFTTTERLAVKYAGAAIMYVLSKKLKKKYGITDERASLYEAAETWIIALNGRYFLGGSRPNLSDLAVFGVLRPIRHLKSGKDMVENTNIGEWYQRMENIVGGSARIAV, encoded by the exons ATGGGGATCGGCGATGATAACTCCTGGGAGTGGGATGAGCGATCGGAGGGAGACTCCGGCAATCCCGGGTGTTGTGTGTGGTGGATTGGTGgagcgaacaaaacatgggagtccacacCTTCCCTTTTGGCTTGGGTCGGTCAGCCGCTACCTGTTGCACGGCGTGTGGTCTTGCATGCTGATGAGGGCGGGCTGCTTCTGCCCGTGGCCCTCTCGGTG CGTATCTTAAACCTCCTTCCGAAATCGACCTCCCTCGGATTCCTCATTTTCGCCTCTTCCGCCGTTAACCGCGATCGCGGCGAGGCCTgctctcgaggatttgattgcgTCGAGATGGAAGCGATGAGAAGGGCTGCGCGGCGTCACCTCGTCCAATCCGTCCTCCGCCGCGACTTCCCTCCTCACCCGTTATCTTCCTTCTCGGCAGTCGCTGCCCCGAGGAACGTGCCGACGGCCGCCCGTTTCGCCAGCGGATCTGATGTAACGACAGCGCACTGGTCGAGACGGTGCCCTTCACCTCCACCTGCCGCTTCAGCGAAGACCTTCCCCGTTGGCTTGGCTGGCGCACTAACCTTCTCGTTGGCTCTCGTGACCATGGCGGAGGCCAAGGAGCAACACTCTCCCGAGCGGATTCCCAAGGATGTCGTACTTTACCAGTATGAGGCTTGCCCCTTCTGCAATAAGGTCAAAG CATTTCTTGACTATCATGATATACGATACAAAATTGTGGAGGTGAATCCTTTAAGCAAGAAGGAGATAGAGTGGTCTGATTATAAGAAGGTTCCAATACTGGTTGTGAACGGGGAGCAGCTAATTAATTCATCAG ATATAGTGAGAAACTTAGATGCCAGGCTGCATCCTGAGAAAGTCACTGATGACGAAGAGGCCAAATGGCTTAG GCGGGTTGATGATCACCTTGTTCATATGTTGGCACCAAACATTTACAGAACAACTTCAGAGGCGCTGGAATCTTTTGATTACATAGCTAACAATG GAAATTTCACTACTACAGAGAGACTCGCGGTGAAATATGCTGGAGCAGCAATCATGTACGTGTTGTCCAAGAAACTCAAGAAGAAATATGGCATTACAGATGAACGTGCCTCATTGTATGAAGCTGCAGAAACATGGATTATAGCTCTTAATGGCAGATATTTTCTTG GTGGATCAAGGCCGAACTTGTCAGACCTTGCTGTTTTTGGCGTTCTGAGGCCAATTAGGCACCTAAAATCCGGCAAAGATATGGTGGAGAACACTAATATCGGCGAATGGTATCAGAGAATGGAAAACATTGTTGGAGGGTCAGCAAGGATAGCAGTTTAA